The genome window AATCCAGCGAAATTTACCTTGAAGACAACATTGAACACATTGAAATGACGCGTCAGATATGCTGAAAATAGAGGTGGTGAAAAGATTGGGGAATGAATTCCCGGATTTGACGAATAATTAAACAGCAACGCCTTTTAGGATTGTTCAGATAGGTTTAAATAACTGTATCATTCCGATTTTTTGTAGTAAGTAATCTACATAAATCTAAAAAAACTTTGATAAATTTTTGTCTGTTTGCTTTTGTTTGATAATTTGGCACAGAATTTTAGTTATTAGTATTCAGTCAAGCAAATTGTTGCCTGGGACTGACGCCCTGTCAGACACCCAATAACATTTTTGACGAACACTGATAGAGGAGGGTTTACGTGGAATGGCCTACTGTAATGCGGTAGGCCATTTTTTTGTTCCTACTCGTTACTCAAAGCAAACTGCGGTGCCGTTTGCGCTTACCATCAGCATCGAGCTGTTTCCACCAATGGTTTCCAGATCAATGTCGACACCAATCACCGCGTTAGCGCCTAATCTTTGCGCCTGATCCATCATTTCACGAATAGCAATGCTTTTAGCCTCCCGCAGGCCCTGCTCATAAGAGCCCGAGCGACCGCCTACCACATCCCGGATCCCGGCCAGAAAATCTTTGAAAAAGTTGGCGCCGATAATGGCTTCACCATTTACCAAACCAATGTACTTAATGATTTTTTTGCCTTCAATGTTCGGAGTAGTAGTAACAAGCATCTTGTGTCAGGTTGGTTGAAGTGAAATTTATTGAGGCCAATTTAGCGGATTTCACCAAGGAGCCGCCCAAATTAATTGTTTAACGGCAAAGTTGTGCACGATGTTGGTAAATTTTACTTACAGATTGCTAGCTTTGTTTTTTTGACAAATCAGAAGTAAATTTTATTGCAATGGAACAAACAGTTGAGGCAGTTAATCAGGTAATCCGTAACCGACGCAGTATTTTTCCGCCCAGTTATATCGAAAAAGACATTCCCGAAGACGTCCTGATGACGATCCTTGAAAATGCAAATTACGCCCCAACCCATAAATTGACAGAGCCCTGGCGTTTTGTAGTTTATAAAGGCGAGAGCCTGAACAAGCTTGCAGGATTTTTCACGGAAAGATATCGCACAGTGACGCCTCCCGAATCATTTTCACAGGCAAGATATGACGCAGCAGGCGAGAAAGTGCTTAAATCCAATGTCGTGGTGCTGATCTGTGCCGAACTGCATCCGGATAAGCTTCCGGAATGGGAAGAGACTGCTTCTGTGGCTTGCGCAGTGCAAAATATGTGGCTTACAGCAACAGCTTATGGCATTGGTTCTTATTGGAGCAGCCCGGGCGTGCTCGACCTTCTGGCCAAATTTGCTGGCATCCCCGAAAATCAGAAATGTCTTGGATTGTATTTCATGGGTTACCACGATGCACCGGAAGCGCCGGCCCGTCGCACGCCTATGGAAAACAAGATTACCTGGGCATAATGAAGAAAGACAAAATTACCCTTCGCGCGCAATCCCTTACGAAAAGCTTTGGCGTAAAGCCGGTTCTGTCCAACATTGATTTACAACTCAATGCGGGCGAATGGCTTGGTATATTGGGCGAAAGCGGGTCGGGTAAAAGCACCTTACTCCGTATCCTGGGACGTTTTCAGGATGCGGAGGAAGGTAAAGTCTTTTTCAAAGAAGAGCAATTAAAACCGGTGAGCGGCGAGCTCATTCCCGGCCACGAATCCATCAAGCTCATCCACCAGGAATTTGAGCTTTTCCCTAATCAGACCGTTGAGGAGAACATTGCGTACTCGCTGCGATTTTATAATGCAGATTATAGAAAGGAAAAGGTAGCTGAACTGCTTTCCATCACGGGTTTGGAATCTGTAAAAAGTCAAAAAGCCAAGCTGCTGTCCGGCGGTGAGAAACAGCGGACTGCGATTGCAAAAGCATTGGCTGAGCAGCCGGATGTCTTGCTTCTCGACGAGCCGTTTGCGCACCTGGACAATCACAACCGCCGCGTGTTGGCCAGCGCCATTGAAACCATGCGGAAAGAGCAGAGAATGTCCTGTGTGTTCGTTACGCACGAAGCCGCAGATGCCCTGGCCTGGTCGGACCGGATTGCGGTGCTCCGCGAAGGTAAAATTATTCAGACGGGAACACCACAGGAGGTCTATAACCAGCCGGTTGACAGTTATGTAGCTGAGCTGACAGGCGATATAAATTGGCTTGCCGGCGATGTAAATTCCAAGCAATTTTATATCCGCCCGGAGAAAATCAAGCCTACAAAAAATCCGGAAAAGAGCAGATGGCAGGGGAAAGTGGAGGCGATCCGGTTCCACGGAAATCATTGGGAAATCCGCTGTGTTAATGCCAAAAAGGAGAAATTATCCTTTTACAGAAACAGAATGGACATGGAAGTAGGGCAGGTGGTGCATTTAACTTATGCATCCAAAGATCTGAAACGCATCTGACCGCTTACAGGCTGAACCAGAAAGAAATCTTGACTGCAAATGGCGTCACATTCGGATTGCTGAGGTAAGTAAGTCTGTGCACAAAGTCAATACGGCCTGCCTTGAAAATATTGTCAATGCCATAGCCAAGCTCAATGTAAGGCCTGTCTTTGAGTTTATTAAATGCCTGAATTTCATTCCCCGACTCATCCGTCGTTGTCGAAAGTGACAAGTTTGCATCCGAAACACTGCCATAGAAAACCCTTCCTGTTGCCAGCATGCGCAGTTTCAGCTTGCGGATAGCGGGAATCCTGTTCAATAAAAAGCCTTCGAAATTGTGCTCAACGCGCAACGCAACATAGCGGTCGCTCATGAATTCGAAGTATCGCATAAGGTTAAATGCATTGTCCACATAAAACAGCGACTCGTTCCCTAGCGGCGTATAAAGCAATGGGTAAGGCAATGTGGAAGGAATGAGGCCGAATGTCACATTGTAATAAGTGCGGCCGATAACGCCAAAGCGGAAACTCTGCTTAATGTTGAAGGAAAATTTATTATAATTAAAATCTCCACCTAGGAAGTTCTTGATTCCCAATGTGTAACGCAATGTAAAGGCGGGCGAATTGCCGTTTCCCATGCTGATGCGCTCATTATCATTTTGCAAAAAAGTCTCCTTGCTCGCGAGGCGCGTTTCCAGGTTTATCTCAGTGATATCAAATGTGCTTTTCACCGGAGATTCAATGCCAGCCTCAGGATTTGTTTTATAGGTAAAAGGAAATAACGGCCTGAAATCACGGTGGCGGATCTGGATGCTCCCGGTTAATCCTTTCACCAATTCCCTTTTGAAATAGGCAGAAATGTCTTCCTGCCAATAGGCCCTGCGGAAAGCGCCGAAACGTGAAAATGCCCCGAACAATGTGTTAGGCCCGATCGTCTCCGCAGAAACACCAAGCCGTTCCAGATCTTTGGAATAACTGATGCCAGCCATCGTCCAGGGTTGCCGGTCGATAATGTAATCCATCCCCGCGCCATATTTGAAAGCCTTATCTTTCGTTCCATAAGCACCATAACCACTGAAAATCCACTTCCTGCTGAATCCGGGATCCGTTTTGAAACCCAACCTGAACCGGTGGCCTTCAACCTTATTATTGGCATACAAATACAAATAAGGACCAATGTCAATGTTCCATTTGTCGATTCGCTTGTAGCCGTTTACCAGGATATTCAGGATTTCGGTGTAAGTTTTCACCACCGGCAGCATTTTCAGTGAATCGACAAGCTGGAAAGAAAGCAACTCGTTCGCACTCAGCGATTCCGGGCGACTTTTTTGCCAATAAGCCGAGTCATGCTGCATGTAATCCTCTTTCAGCTCAATGGCCGTGTCGTAAAATTTGGGATCGCGCGGACTATTGATCTTGTATTTTGAATTGGCTGAATAAAACTTCAACAACATGCCGGCAGTCTGCTTTGTAGGCTCATCTACATCAATCAGCACCCGCGTTTTCGACGTTACCCATTCGTTTTGCTCTTCAAAAAACTCGTAGGACTGCTGAACCTTGATCTTTTCAATGAAATTCAAATTTGCGCGCTTGCCCACACTTACGTCCATTTGTGTCAGCGCATATGTTTCGCCATCCACCCAAAACGACCCTATGAATGCCAGGTCCTGCTCGTGTTTAGGCTCAAAATCAATCTGATAATCATACTGGTCGCCGTTTTTTACACTGTCGGACAGATAATATTCATAGTAAACCTTCCAGCTGTCGGCAATGGGGGAAACAAAGTCTTTGTCTAAGATATTCAGCCAGTTATTATAAAAATTATACTGCTGAAAGGACGATCCGATCAACTGTGAGACGAGGCTCCCGTCGGTGAGGCCTACGCCGGAGACTTTGGTTTTATTAATGATCTCCTTCTTTTTCTTCGGATTACGGCGATAATAAACGTCTGATACTGATTCGGATATGAAAATTGGAATGATTGTCTCACCGTTTTCTCCCTTCACCTCATCATATTTATCAACGATATGCGTCATCTTCTTGACAGACTTCCTGTTCCTGAATTTGTCAGACAGGTTATCAATGTCAATCTGAATCTTATTATAGCTTTCATACTCGTAAGCGTCCAGTTGGTCTGTGTTGTTTTTGTCTTTCCCTGCAACAATTTTACGCATAATGGCATAAGCCGGATTTTCCCCGGCAAATATCCTGACTTCTTTCAGCTGCAATGTTCCCGGAGAAAGTTGTATGTCAATGGTTTGCTCAGTGAGGTCGGGTTTGATCGGTTTGCTTTTGCTCTCATAGCCTACATAGGTAACAATGACCGAGTCCGCTGGAGGGGTGAAAGTGATTTGGTAGAAGCCGTCGAAATTAGTTGTAGCGCCTGCCAGTGAGGCTTTTATGCCAACATTAGCAAAAGGAATGGCGTCACCGGTTGTCGCGTCCGTTATCTTCCCTTTGATCGTGTAAGTGGTCTGCGAGAAAGAGTTGGTAGTACAAACTAATGCAAATAGGAGCAGGCAAAGTAATGTTTTTTTCAAGCTATATGTCTGGATCGGTGCGTGTGCCGAATCATTTCCCTCATTCCAATTTCTCATTTTTTTCTTATCTCATTGTTTGAGGTAACATCTGCCGCGGGACGCAATATATGAACGTCCAGAACAGCCTTCGGCCTTGCCAGATACTCGCGCACCAATGTACGGAGCGAATATCCGTCCGGCACATCCTGCGCTGCAAATGATATGGCATTAATGCCTTCATTATGAGCGATATAGAGTGCCCTTGCATTATGGAAATTTTGTGAAATGATCGTGAAGTTGTCCTGATTAAAAACCTCTTTGCAACGAATGATCGAATCAAATGTCCTGAACCCAGCATAATCCAGTGTCATGACGTTCTCGGGTATTCCCAGGTTCAGTAACGCTCTTTGCATATCAAGCGGTTCATTATAGTATTGGGAATCATTGTTTCCGCTCAGAATAATGTACTTGATTTTACCCTCTTTAAACAACCGGGCGGTCGCCTCCATCCGGTATTTGAAAAAAAGATTTTCCTTCCCCTTCTCGGATTTCTTGCTCGTCCCTAGCACAAGCGCGACGTCATTGGAAGGCAGGTTCTCGATTGAAAAATAATTGTACTGCCTTGTATTATACACCACCCAGAGGTTACAAAGCAAGATAAAAACCATGCACGCAAATAATAAGAGTAATATGGTTTTAATCAAATTTTTCACTCGTATACTTGAAGTTGTCTTCTAATGTACCAACTCTTTGTAATATTCCGGTCTTTTGTACACGATGTTATACTAGTAGACTGTACGCATCGGGCAGCATTCATCGTTGCTGATTTTCTTTTTATTTTTTTTTGATTAATCACTTAAAAAAGCCCCAGCTGGTTTTTCTCATCCTTCCGTTTTTTAGGCTCTTTTTTTGGCTTTGTATCGGATTTTGCGTCTTCGCCAGTCTCAGATTTTGAGTCGTCCGTCTCTGGTTTTGCCTTATCGTCCGCTGGCGGAATATCTCCCGCATTGTCTTCTTGTTCGGCAGCTTCCGCTTCCTTAATGTCTCCATCTGCAACTTCCTCAGTGGCAATCTCCTCACCCCCAACGTCCTCAGTAGCGCTGTCTTCATCCGAGACCTCCTCATTAGGAACTTCTGCTATAACTGCTTCTTCCTCCGGTTCTGGCAGCGGTTCCAGCCAGCGAACGTCCTTGAACTTGTCGTTAGGAAGCTTGTTTCCCATTGCCCGCCAGCCGCGCACATCGACCATTTCTTCAATCACATATTCTTCTTTTGATTGCTCCTTGGTGGCTGTTTTGGGTAAGATAACTTCCAATCTCGGGCGCTTATCGGTGCTGGCCAGCAGTAACTTACTGTTTTTGGCGTCGCTGATAAACAAGAATTTCTTGTCCCGCGTCGAAGTCTCAATGTTAAATCGTTTAATGAAATGGTTTTTCTGGCCGCCGTCATAGTACAATGCGGTAATAGCCATTTTCGGATCAAACTTTTTGACCAACACCACTTCATTAGAGACGTAATGATTGGTCAGGTCAAAGTTCGTAAGCTCGTAAGACCCTTCTTTATAAATAACCAGAATGCTGTCGGAGGGACCGAAGTTGCCTAAATATTCTCCTCGTTCATCCCGGTTCAGACGTCCGATAATCGGATCGAACCACATATCAACGCCGCCTAATGTAGAGCGGCCGGCCTGTTTTAATATAATTTTCCTGACAGGATATTTCGTCAGAATGTTTCCCATTGCACTGCGGTTCTTGATCAGCAAGTCTGCAAAATTGAAGTCAAACTGCTTCACTTTTGCTTTGCTCTGAGCCGATAAACTCACCGCAATGATTTCAGCTTCACCGTTTTCATTCGCTGTGAAATAAGTGATCTTGGATTTTGGCGTGCCCTGTGTAAGGTCGTACTCACGATCGCGGGTGACTGCGGTGATCTGGCATCTTTTAATGTAGGAAACGCCCGTTTTGCCATCCAGATACACGAGGTTATAAACCATCCGCTCATCGTTTTTGACAAAAACCGCACAGTGAATAATGTCTTTCCCGACGAAAACCTTTTCTTGGATTTTCGTAACCAAACATCTCCCGTCGGATTTGAAAACAATAATGTCGTCAATGTCGGAGCAGTCTGTTACGAATTCGTCTTTTTTGAGCCCGTAACCGATAAAACCTTCGGCTCGGTTCACATATAATTTTTGGTTGTTGGCTGCCACAATGTTCGCCGAGATCTGGTTGAATGCCCGGATTTCGGTTTTGCGGCCACGGCCTTTGCCGTATTTTTTGAGCAGGTCTTTGTAATATTCAATGGCAAAACGGGTGATATGCACGAGGTTATCCTCGGTTTCAGCCAATTCTTCCTGCCACTTTTTCATCAACTCGTCCGCCTTGTAACCATCGTATTTTGAAATACGCTTGATCTTGATCTCGGTCAGCTCTACAATGTCTTCGTCCGTTATTTCTCGGTAAAATTGCGGCTTGTAGGGTTCAAGTCCTTTGTCAATGGTCCGGATTACCGCCTCGAAAGTTTCGCATTCTTCAATGTCCCGGTAAATGCGGTTTTCAATGAATATTTTTTCCAGAGAACCATACAGGATCTTTTCCAGCAATGCTAACCGCTTGATTTCAAGCTCGCGTTGCAGCAAATGAACCGTCTGGCCCGTGTTGTATTTTAAAATTTCGGTTACCCCAACAAAATGCGGCTTGTCGGCGATGATGATACAGGCATTGGGCGAAATGGAAACTTCACATTCCGTGAATGCATAAAGCGCGTCCATCGTAATGTCGGGCGATACACCTGGTGCCAGATGCACCTGGATCTCCACCTCTGCAGCCGTGTTATCGACCACTTTCCGGATCTTGATTTTCCCCGTATCATTGGCCTTAATGATGGAATCAATGATGGAAGTCGTCGTAGTCCCGAACGGAATATCGCGGATAACAAGCATTTTCTTATCCTCTTCCTCGATCCGCGCCCGAACCCTTACTTTTCCGCCTCTGTGACCATCATTATAATTTGAAATGTCAATTTGCCCGCCGGTCAGGAAGTCGGGGTAAATGGTAGCTTCCTTACCTTGCAGAATGCTAATCGACGCTTCGATCAGCTCGCAGAAGTTGTGCGGGAGAATTTTGGTAGATAAGCCTACCGCAATTCCTTCAACGCCCAGGGAAAGGAGCAGCGGAAATTTAACGGGCAATGTTACCGGCTCGCGCTTACGGCCGTCATAGGAAAGCTGCCATTCGGTTGTATCGTCGTTGAAAACAATTTCCTTTGCAAAGCGCGACAAACGGACTTCTATATAACGCGCCGCAGCAGCCCCGTCGCCCGTGCGGATATCTCCCCAGTTTCCCTGGGTGTCAAAAAGCAATTCTTTCTGGCCAATGTTTACAATGGCGTCGTAAATGGAGGCGTCGCCGTGCGGGTGATATTGCATGGAAGAACCTACCACATTGGCAACTTTATTAAAACGGCCGTCGTCCATCTCGTTCAACGCGTGCATAATGCGCCTTTGAACGGGCTTAAGGCCATCTTCTACAGCTGGAACCGCGCGTTCCAGAATTACATAAGATGCATAATCAAGAAACCAACTTTCATATAGTCCCGAAATGGGCAGTTTATCGTGCAATCCGCTATCTTCTACGTCAGGCGTAGCTCCGTTTTCGTCCATAAATGAAGGAGGAACCAGGTTTTAAGTACTCAGTAAATATTTGTAAGGCAATCGTTATCAGCCGGTTCGGGATACAGCGCTGAGCTATTCCAGAAAGACGGAACAGCGCAGACTTGACCGGAAGATCGATTTGAATTACCTGCTAATATAGCAAATAAAGCGTTAATTTCTAGCTTTCCGGGTCACCTTCCGGCGCGTTCAGAACAGTCAAAAGCTCACTGATCATCATCGCTGTGGCACCCCAGATTTTGTATCCCTGCACCATATAATGCGGTGCATGAACCTGTTCGCCACGGACTTGTATGTCGCTGGAACCGATAATTTCAATATCATAAATTTCTTCTAATTTGATCTCAAAAATATCTTCCACCTCCCGCGGGTCGGGATAAAAGTCGGGGCGGTAAGGCATTGCGGCAATCACAGGGAGAACGTAAAAGTTACTCGCCGGGATAAATAATTCGGTAAGAACGCCCAGGATTTTGACATCATTCAAGCGTAAGCCGATTTCTTCCTGCGCTTCGCGCAAAGCGGTGCGGATCAGGTTTTCGTCTGTATTTTCAAATCGTCCGCCAGGGAATGCCACTTGTCCGGAATGTACGCCGTCGTAGGCCGGGCGAAGGATCAGCGGGAAATAGATTTCGTCTTTATAAGGATAGAATAAAACCAGAACGGCGCTTTTTCGGGTGCGGGCGTTGGGTTTGAAAGTCAGTCGGAGCTTTGAAGAAGCCTGCATGATCCGGTGCGCTGATTCCCCCGGCAGCGGATATTTCAGTTTTTGAGTGAGTGCATTAACAAACAAGGAAAAAGATCCCAAAGTGGCCATAGAGGCAGGTTGTTGAGTAGAGTGTTGGTGTCAGATTTTGGCATAATGCAGCTCGCGCTTGAAATCGAAAAGACTTTCCAGGCTCAGGTCTTCGTCAATTTCTTCCCAGTGCAGGCTGTTGCCCTCAGGGCCAATCTCAAAATTTTGGCGTTGTTCCTTGCTTGCATTTTTAAGCCTGGCAAACCATTCAAGTGGATTGCCAATGGTATGTCCGCTTTCCGTAACAACATAAATATTCGAGTCGTCGAACCATACGTTTTTAATTTTCATATCATTCAAAAGTTAGAAAATTAACATGCTCATTCGCCGTGAAACTGCTGCCACTTTTCAGTGATCAGTTCTTTGTTTTCTTCAACGAGCGCCTCAGCAAGCACGAGATCCTTAGGCTTAATGCCATGACTTTCAACCAGTTTAACCGGGTTTATTTCAAACTTGGCGGTTCCGTCCGCATTGCGGACATGAATATGGATGGGTAAATGTTCAAGGCTGTAAAAGAAAAACTTCATCCCGAACATTCTGAAAATCTCTGGCATAAAATAGTGTGTGATACAGAATTTCTTCCAAACGTCATTGATACAAATATAACAATACAACGACGGATACCGAAGTTATTGGATTTTCTTGTTGGCGTATAATTTTGCGAGTTGCTGGGCGCAGCGTTCGCCGTCCATGGCGGCCGACATGATGCCCCCGGCGTAACCGGCTCCTTCGCCGCAAGGGAACAAGCCTTTCAGTTCAGGATGCTCGCAGGTTTCCTGTTCGCGGGGGATACGTACGGGGGAGGAAGTCCGGCTTTCAACACCAATCAACTGCGCGTCACCAGACATATAACCTCTCATTTTTTGCCCAAAATCAGAAAGTGCTTCGCTGAGTGGAAAGGCAATTTCAGCTGGCAAAATCTCCCGCAGGTCAACAGACTGCAAGCCCGGCTGGTAAGATGTGTCACGCAATTGCGAAGAAACTTTTCCTTTTACAAAATCCACAGCCAGCTGAGCCGGAGCGGTTTGTGTGGCACCGGCAAACTGGCAAGCTGCCTGCTCAATCTCCTTCTGATATTGCAAGCCAGCCAATGCACCGAATTCTTTAAACGGCAAAAGGTCATGCTCTTCGATCGAAACCACAATCCCTGAATTGGCATATGGCGAATCACGGCGGGAAGGCGACATGCCATTTACGACCACTTCCCCGGAAGCCGTCGCCGCAGGCACAATGAACCCGCCCGGACACATGCAAAAGGAGAAAACGCCTCGCTGAATGCCTTTGTAGCGCGTTTGAGTTACCAGACTATATGAAGCAGCCGGCAAGTATGGCCCACGGTCTTTCTCGCAATGATACTGGATCTTATCAATGGTGTTTTGCGGGTGCTCAATACGAACGCCCATCGCAAATGATTTGCTCTCAATGAGGATCTTTTTCGCATCCAGCAGCTCGTAAATGTCCCTGGCCGAATGTCCCGTTGCCAGGATCACGCCAATGCCCAAATGTTCCTTATTATCATCAGTAATAACACCCTTTAACTCACCTTTGGCAATGATGAAGTCGGTTACTTTTGTGTCAAAATGAATTTCGCCGCCGGCTTTCAATATGCTTTCGCGCATTTCGGAAACGACAACTGGCAGCTTGTTGGTGCCGATGTGCGGGTGTGTGTCGATGAGGATCTGCTCACTGGCTCCGTGGCCTACAAAAATCTCCAACACCCGGCGAATGTCACCGCGCTTGTTGGAACGCGTGTACAGCTTTCCATCCGAATAAGTCCCGGCACCGCCTTCGCCAAAGCAATAATTGGATTCAGGATTAACAATGTGCTCCTTATTAATAGCAGCCAGGTCACGGCGTCTGGCGCGCACATCTTTTCCCCTTTCAAAAATCACCGGCTTAATGCCCAGCTCAATCAACCGTAATGCGGCAAACATGCCTGCCGGACCGCAGCCAATGATCAATGCCTGGGGCTTTTTGCTCACATCGGGGTAATCCAGTTGGAAGCCGATCAGCGAAGGCGGCGTTTCGTTGACATAAACTTCTGCCTGCACATTCACTTTTACTTGCCGGCTGCGGGCATCGATGGATTGGCGGGTTTTGCGGATAATGGGCGTGTCGTTGTGACGCAGCCGCAATTTTTTAATGATATGCTGACGAAAATTCTCGTCGTCCAGCGCGATTTCGGGCGCCAGGGTCAGTTGAAGCGTTTGGTGCATTGGGAAAGGGATTTAGCCTTTAATGCTGCAAAGGTAAGCAAGACGGTAATATTCTCCCGTTTTCATCTTTGATAAAAATTACCTGACTTTGCTAAAACAGCCTTACTTCATGACCATCGATCGGAGAACATTTATGAATTCGCTGGCTGTCTCGGCTGGAGCTGCTTTTTTGCCGGAAATGGAGAGCCTGGCGCCCGACTTCCCTATTTCCTGTAACCAATATTCATGGATTACCTTTTACGCCCGGGAAGGAAAAGAATGGGGCGCAGACCTGGATGCGTCGCTGAAAGAATTTGCCTCAACCGGCCTGAAAGCCTATGAACCTGCATTTACGCACGCAGATGAAGTCGGCAGGTTGTTACCGGTTTTGGAAAAATATCAGCTTGCTATGCCCTCGGTTTACGTGAACAGTTCATTACATAAGGCCGATGAGGCGACCAAGTCCATCGAATCCGTGCTCGCAATTGCGGACGCTCTGAAACCTGCTAACACGAAGATCATTGTCACCAATCCCAACCCGCTGCAATGGGGAGGGTCCGAAAATAAGAATGACGCCGAACTCGCGGAACAAGCCAAGAACCTCGACAAACTAGGTGCCGAACTGAAACAGCGCGGCATGACGCTCGCCTATCACACGCATGACGTAGAACTGCGCGCAGCAGCACGGGAATTTCATCATATGCTGCTCGCGACAGATCCCAAGAATGTTTCACTATGCCTGGATGTGCATTGGGTCTACCGCGGCTCCGGCAATTCGCAGATTGCTCTTTTTGATATTATAAAATTATACGGAAAACGAATTGTCGAACTGCATTTGCGCCAATCCAAAGATGGAGTCTGGCAGGAAGCATTCAGCGATGGCGACATCGATTACCGCCGCCTTGTGACAACATTAAAATCAATGAATGTCACGCCGCACTTGGTTTTGGAGCAATGTCTGGAAAAAACATCACCGAAAACGGTGGGTGCAGTTGAA of Dyadobacter chenhuakuii contains these proteins:
- a CDS encoding ABC transporter ATP-binding protein, whose protein sequence is MKKDKITLRAQSLTKSFGVKPVLSNIDLQLNAGEWLGILGESGSGKSTLLRILGRFQDAEEGKVFFKEEQLKPVSGELIPGHESIKLIHQEFELFPNQTVEENIAYSLRFYNADYRKEKVAELLSITGLESVKSQKAKLLSGGEKQRTAIAKALAEQPDVLLLDEPFAHLDNHNRRVLASAIETMRKEQRMSCVFVTHEAADALAWSDRIAVLREGKIIQTGTPQEVYNQPVDSYVAELTGDINWLAGDVNSKQFYIRPEKIKPTKNPEKSRWQGKVEAIRFHGNHWEIRCVNAKKEKLSFYRNRMDMEVGQVVHLTYASKDLKRI
- a CDS encoding DUF2442 domain-containing protein gives rise to the protein MKIKNVWFDDSNIYVVTESGHTIGNPLEWFARLKNASKEQRQNFEIGPEGNSLHWEEIDEDLSLESLFDFKRELHYAKI
- a CDS encoding heavy metal-binding domain-containing protein, with product MLVTTTPNIEGKKIIKYIGLVNGEAIIGANFFKDFLAGIRDVVGGRSGSYEQGLREAKSIAIREMMDQAQRLGANAVIGVDIDLETIGGNSSMLMVSANGTAVCFE
- a CDS encoding DUF5686 and carboxypeptidase-like regulatory domain-containing protein, translating into MRNWNEGNDSAHAPIQTYSLKKTLLCLLLFALVCTTNSFSQTTYTIKGKITDATTGDAIPFANVGIKASLAGATTNFDGFYQITFTPPADSVIVTYVGYESKSKPIKPDLTEQTIDIQLSPGTLQLKEVRIFAGENPAYAIMRKIVAGKDKNNTDQLDAYEYESYNKIQIDIDNLSDKFRNRKSVKKMTHIVDKYDEVKGENGETIIPIFISESVSDVYYRRNPKKKKEIINKTKVSGVGLTDGSLVSQLIGSSFQQYNFYNNWLNILDKDFVSPIADSWKVYYEYYLSDSVKNGDQYDYQIDFEPKHEQDLAFIGSFWVDGETYALTQMDVSVGKRANLNFIEKIKVQQSYEFFEEQNEWVTSKTRVLIDVDEPTKQTAGMLLKFYSANSKYKINSPRDPKFYDTAIELKEDYMQHDSAYWQKSRPESLSANELLSFQLVDSLKMLPVVKTYTEILNILVNGYKRIDKWNIDIGPYLYLYANNKVEGHRFRLGFKTDPGFSRKWIFSGYGAYGTKDKAFKYGAGMDYIIDRQPWTMAGISYSKDLERLGVSAETIGPNTLFGAFSRFGAFRRAYWQEDISAYFKRELVKGLTGSIQIRHRDFRPLFPFTYKTNPEAGIESPVKSTFDITEINLETRLASKETFLQNDNERISMGNGNSPAFTLRYTLGIKNFLGGDFNYNKFSFNIKQSFRFGVIGRTYYNVTFGLIPSTLPYPLLYTPLGNESLFYVDNAFNLMRYFEFMSDRYVALRVEHNFEGFLLNRIPAIRKLKLRMLATGRVFYGSVSDANLSLSTTTDESGNEIQAFNKLKDRPYIELGYGIDNIFKAGRIDFVHRLTYLSNPNVTPFAVKISFWFSL
- a CDS encoding NUDIX hydrolase, which gives rise to MATLGSFSLFVNALTQKLKYPLPGESAHRIMQASSKLRLTFKPNARTRKSAVLVLFYPYKDEIYFPLILRPAYDGVHSGQVAFPGGRFENTDENLIRTALREAQEEIGLRLNDVKILGVLTELFIPASNFYVLPVIAAMPYRPDFYPDPREVEDIFEIKLEEIYDIEIIGSSDIQVRGEQVHAPHYMVQGYKIWGATAMMISELLTVLNAPEGDPES
- a CDS encoding SanA/YdcF family protein; translated protein: MYNTRQYNYFSIENLPSNDVALVLGTSKKSEKGKENLFFKYRMEATARLFKEGKIKYIILSGNNDSQYYNEPLDMQRALLNLGIPENVMTLDYAGFRTFDSIIRCKEVFNQDNFTIISQNFHNARALYIAHNEGINAISFAAQDVPDGYSLRTLVREYLARPKAVLDVHILRPAADVTSNNEIRKK
- a CDS encoding DNA gyrase/topoisomerase IV subunit A, with translation MDENGATPDVEDSGLHDKLPISGLYESWFLDYASYVILERAVPAVEDGLKPVQRRIMHALNEMDDGRFNKVANVVGSSMQYHPHGDASIYDAIVNIGQKELLFDTQGNWGDIRTGDGAAAARYIEVRLSRFAKEIVFNDDTTEWQLSYDGRKREPVTLPVKFPLLLSLGVEGIAVGLSTKILPHNFCELIEASISILQGKEATIYPDFLTGGQIDISNYNDGHRGGKVRVRARIEEEDKKMLVIRDIPFGTTTTSIIDSIIKANDTGKIKIRKVVDNTAAEVEIQVHLAPGVSPDITMDALYAFTECEVSISPNACIIIADKPHFVGVTEILKYNTGQTVHLLQRELEIKRLALLEKILYGSLEKIFIENRIYRDIEECETFEAVIRTIDKGLEPYKPQFYREITDEDIVELTEIKIKRISKYDGYKADELMKKWQEELAETEDNLVHITRFAIEYYKDLLKKYGKGRGRKTEIRAFNQISANIVAANNQKLYVNRAEGFIGYGLKKDEFVTDCSDIDDIIVFKSDGRCLVTKIQEKVFVGKDIIHCAVFVKNDERMVYNLVYLDGKTGVSYIKRCQITAVTRDREYDLTQGTPKSKITYFTANENGEAEIIAVSLSAQSKAKVKQFDFNFADLLIKNRSAMGNILTKYPVRKIILKQAGRSTLGGVDMWFDPIIGRLNRDERGEYLGNFGPSDSILVIYKEGSYELTNFDLTNHYVSNEVVLVKKFDPKMAITALYYDGGQKNHFIKRFNIETSTRDKKFLFISDAKNSKLLLASTDKRPRLEVILPKTATKEQSKEEYVIEEMVDVRGWRAMGNKLPNDKFKDVRWLEPLPEPEEEAVIAEVPNEEVSDEDSATEDVGGEEIATEEVADGDIKEAEAAEQEDNAGDIPPADDKAKPETDDSKSETGEDAKSDTKPKKEPKKRKDEKNQLGLF
- a CDS encoding nitroreductase family protein, which codes for MEQTVEAVNQVIRNRRSIFPPSYIEKDIPEDVLMTILENANYAPTHKLTEPWRFVVYKGESLNKLAGFFTERYRTVTPPESFSQARYDAAGEKVLKSNVVVLICAELHPDKLPEWEETASVACAVQNMWLTATAYGIGSYWSSPGVLDLLAKFAGIPENQKCLGLYFMGYHDAPEAPARRTPMENKITWA